Genomic window (Paenibacillus sp. 37):
TGCGAAAGGCCGAACATCAGAGGCGATTAAATCACTGATGAGTCTGCAGGCGAAGACGGCATTAGTGGTTCGGGATGGCAAAGAACTTACCATTCCAGTGGATGAAGTCATTGTAGGAGATGTTGTCCTTATTCGTCCAGGAGATAAAGTTCCTGTAGACGGAGAGGTGCTGGAAGGGATCTCATCTGTAGATGAATCCATGCTTACGGGTGAAAGCCTTCCAGTAGAGAAAAAAGTCGGGGATGCTGTGATTGGAGCTACGATTAATAAAAACGGTATTCTTCGGATCAAAGCAACCAAAGTAGGTAAAGAAACCGCTCTTGCACAAATTATTAAGGTTGTTGAAGAAGCTCAGGGATCAAAAGCACCAATTCAGCGGGTAGCCGATGTGATCTCGGGCATATTCGTCCCGATCGTTGTAGGAATTGCAATAGTTGCTTTTGTGGTTTGGTACTTCTGGGTTACACCAGGCGATTTTGCAGGTTCGTTAGAAAAAGCAATTGCGATTCTTGTTATCGCATGTCCTTGTGCACTTGGACTTGCAACCCCAACATCCATTATGGCGGGGTCTGGTCGTTCGGCTGAACTAGGGGTGTTGTTCAAAGGCGGGGAACATCTGGAGCAGACGCATAAAATTGATGCGATCCTTCTGGATAAAACCGGTACTGTTACAAAAGGTAAACCTGAATTGACTGACGTCGTCGCTCTTGGCAATGAAAATGAATTCCTGAAACTTGTTGGAGCTGCAGAGAAAAATTCTGAGCATCCACTTGCAGAAGCCATCGTTGTAGGCATCCAGGAACGAAATATCGAACTACCAGGAACTCAATCCTTTGAAGCATTTCCGGGTTTCGGAATCCAAGCAATGGTTGAAGGTAAACAGCTACTCGTGGGTACACGTCGACTGATGGAAAAGTATAATATCGATGCAAAAGCAGCTTATCATTCGATGTCACGTTTGGAAGAAGCGGGCAAAACTGCGATGCTGGTTGCCATTGATGGTCAATATGCAGGTATGGTCGCTGTGGCAGACACAATTAAAGAAACTTCGAAAGCTGCAGTAAACCGTCTGAAAGAAATGGGCATTCAGGTCATTATGATTACAGGTGACAATGAACGGACGGCAAAAGCCATCGCTGCTCAAGTAGGTATTGAGCACGTTCGTGCAGAGGTCTTACCTGAAGGAAAAGCGGAAGAAGTGAAAAAACTGCAATCACAAGGTAAAAAAGTGGCCATGGTTGGCGATGGTATCAATGATGCACCCGCTTTGGCAACTGCAGATATTGGTATGGCGATTGGTACGGGGACAGATGTAGCGATGGAAGCAGCTGATGTAACACTCATGCGCGGCGATCTATCCAGTATTCCTGATGCTATCTACATGAGTCGTAAGACTATGCGCAACATTAAGCAAAACTTGTTCTGGGCACTTGGTTACAACACCTTAGGCATTCCTATTGCAGCTATCGGTCTGTTAGCACCATGGGTTGCAGGCGCAGCGATGGCCTTGAGTTCGGTATCCGTCGTTCTAAACGCCCTGCGATTGCAACGCGTAAAAGTACGTCACTAGTCAAGTACTAGAACAGGAGCGAACATAATGATGATGAGGAGTAAAAAAATCATGCTAATGTTAACCGGTGTTTTAGCTTTCGGTGTGTTGTCTGCTTGCGGAACCCCTAAAGAAAGTGCACATACAGATGGACATGGTGGTATGAATCATACTGAGATGAAATCTGAAACTGAAGGTGCGAGTCATGATCACGCAGGGCCTCATGCTGATTCAACAGCAAATGCCCTTGAAACCTCGTTCTCCTTTGCATCAGATGTGAAGGCCAATGAAAATTCGCTTCTGACAATCCAAATCACGGACGTCGATGGTAATCCGGTTAATGATTTTGAAATGGGGCACGAAAAACGAATGCACCTTATCGTGGTGAGTAAAGATCTTTCTTACTTTAATCACATTCATCCAGATTTTAAAGGCGATGGAAAGTTTGAGATTGAAACTTCATTTCCAGCTGGTGGAGAATACAAAATCCTTGCCGACTTTGTTCCAAAAGGTGGAGCGAGCACTACACCCAGTGAATGGGTGAACGTTTGGGGTCCAGAAAAAGCCCAAGAGCCTGTTCAAGCGGATTCCAACCTTATAAAAGAAGTGGATGGTAAAAAAATCGAACTTTCATTGAATACCAAAAAGGCCAACGAAGACGTAAATCTGACCTTTAATATCATGGATGCGAAAACGGACGAAGGGATCAATAATCTGGAACAATACCTCGGTGCTGTAGGTCATGTTGTTATCCTTTCTGAGGATGCAGAGCAATATCTGCATGTACATCCAACAGAGGAAAAGGCAACAGGTCCAAAAGCAGAATTTATGACCTCTTTCCCGCATAGCGGAACCTATAAAATCTGGGGTCAATTCCAACATGATGGGGAAGTCTTTACAGTACCTTTCGTCGTAGATGTAAAGTGAGTAGAGAGGTATGAGCATGGGAGATAAAATTAAAATAGCGATTAGTCCAGCAATCCAACTTGGTGGAAGCTTATTCACTCCGGAGCAACTAGTTAAAATTGGCGAGATTACTGGTCCAGATTCAAAAGTGGAGATGACACCCTTTAAGCAACTCTACGCAGAAGTATCGATTGAACAACGAGATCAGATCAAAAATAAACTTGAAGATCACGGTCTTGAAATAAACCCTGCAGGATTTGTAACCAAAAGTCTGATCGCTTGCAACTTTTGTAGAGGTGCAGAAGAAGCAGGCATGGAAACAGCCAAAAGTTTAAATCAAGCCATTTCCGGTATCGATACGCCTACACCACTCAAGATTGGATATGCTGGATGCGCCTTAGGCACTAGTGAACCGTTGATTAAGGATATTGGGATCGTAAAGATGCGCGATAAGTTCGATGTTTATGTTGGTGGCGAGTCGAAGGGGCTTAAACCCTCCTTCGCCAAGCTGCTACATTCCGGATTAATGGAGGATCAGCTTATTCCTTTTGTTACCGCAATTATTGATTATTATAAGATACATGCGAAAGGCAAAGAAAAGTTCAGCAAATTCGTTAATCGAATGACACTGGAAAACTTGAAGTCAATGACGCTTGAAAGGGGGTGAAAACAGTGAAAGAAGCAACTGTAAAAATTCTAGGTATGTCTTGCCGTTCTTGTGTATCTAAAATTGAAGGTGCAATTAGCGCTCTTGGCGCTGAAGGCCACGTAAATTTTGAACAGGGAACAGTAGAAGTTCGATTTGACGATTCTAAAGTTCAAATCGCTGAAATTGAAGAAGCGATCCGTAAAAAAGGATATAACGTCGGAGCGTAATATATATTGAAATACAAGGGAGAGTAATTGGGCATGACGGAATCCATTCAAATTTATTCAATCCCAACCTGCAGCGATTGCAATTATGCTAAACGTTACTTTAAAGAGCGTGAGCTTCCCTATACGGATTACAATTGTGAAGAAGATGCCAAGTACGCTGAGGAAGTCTGGAAGTTGACTGGCAAACAGGTTGTTCCAACCATTGTCATTGGAGATAAGGTCTTTGTAGGCTTTGCGGAAAATCTCACTGAAATCAGCGAGTTAATTAAATAACTGTTATGACCCTGGTCAACTTCCGCGCCTGACAAGCCGTTCTCTTAGCACGTACCATGATACTTCTTGCTCCCTTTACATAGGGTAGGGGGGGATGGTAATGTGTTAATAAAGGAGTTGATCTATTTGGATGATACGATACTTGAGGCCGCCTCATGTGACCATACATCTTCAAACGAGCGGAAAAGCCATCATTCGGAGAGTACAAAGCGAAAGTTAATTAGCCGGTTGAATCGGATTGAAGGGCAAGTGCGTGGAGTAAAAGGAATGATTGAGAAGGACACGTATTGTGATGACGTATTGCACCAAATTGCCTCCATTCAATCCGCGTTGAATGGAGTAGGAAAGCAGCTTTTGGAACATCATATGAAAAGCTGTGTCATTGAACGGATTTCAGAGGGCGATCACAAAGTTTTGGATGAACTGATGATCACTGTAAATAAGTTAATTAAATAAGCTAGAATATTGGAGGTACCTCTTGTTGTATTCAGGCAAAAAGAATGTCAGGAACAAGAATATGCTCCCGTTGAGTCGCTATTATAGCGGCTTTTTTGTTTTATGGCTTTAGCTCAGTGAGTGCGTGTAACGCGCGAAACAAAAAACCACCCACTATGCGGGTGGGGGGACCTGAGGTTTGATCACCAAGACCGTTCCGATAAAATTAGATGTTCAGGCTGGGTGAAGGAATGATCTAGGGTGGCAAACAAGAGCTGCAGCCTAGCTCACACAAAAGTGG
Coding sequences:
- a CDS encoding glutaredoxin family protein, with product MTESIQIYSIPTCSDCNYAKRYFKERELPYTDYNCEEDAKYAEEVWKLTGKQVVPTIVIGDKVFVGFAENLTEISELIK
- a CDS encoding heavy-metal-associated domain-containing protein; its protein translation is MKEATVKILGMSCRSCVSKIEGAISALGAEGHVNFEQGTVEVRFDDSKVQIAEIEEAIRKKGYNVGA
- a CDS encoding metal-sensitive transcriptional regulator; protein product: MLEAASCDHTSSNERKSHHSESTKRKLISRLNRIEGQVRGVKGMIEKDTYCDDVLHQIASIQSALNGVGKQLLEHHMKSCVIERISEGDHKVLDELMITVNKLIK
- a CDS encoding nitrite reductase, with product MGDKIKIAISPAIQLGGSLFTPEQLVKIGEITGPDSKVEMTPFKQLYAEVSIEQRDQIKNKLEDHGLEINPAGFVTKSLIACNFCRGAEEAGMETAKSLNQAISGIDTPTPLKIGYAGCALGTSEPLIKDIGIVKMRDKFDVYVGGESKGLKPSFAKLLHSGLMEDQLIPFVTAIIDYYKIHAKGKEKFSKFVNRMTLENLKSMTLERG
- a CDS encoding heavy metal translocating P-type ATPase; the protein is MTCAACANKIEKGLGKMDGVTSANVNFALERASVTYDPTKVEMKELEEKIKKLGYGSVSEVAQFNLEGMTCAACANKIEKGLNKLPGVTNASVNFAMETARVEFSSGEVSIEDMKNKVKKLGYTAIVKQDGTSNGASDHRAKELSNQKRKLLIAAILSLPLLWTMVGHFSFTSWIYVPELFMNPWFQLILASPVQFYIGRQFYVGAYKALRNGSANMDVLVSLGTSAAYFYSLYLTIQWSSMVEGMHHGPSLYYETSAVLITLVLMGKLFESLAKGRTSEAIKSLMSLQAKTALVVRDGKELTIPVDEVIVGDVVLIRPGDKVPVDGEVLEGISSVDESMLTGESLPVEKKVGDAVIGATINKNGILRIKATKVGKETALAQIIKVVEEAQGSKAPIQRVADVISGIFVPIVVGIAIVAFVVWYFWVTPGDFAGSLEKAIAILVIACPCALGLATPTSIMAGSGRSAELGVLFKGGEHLEQTHKIDAILLDKTGTVTKGKPELTDVVALGNENEFLKLVGAAEKNSEHPLAEAIVVGIQERNIELPGTQSFEAFPGFGIQAMVEGKQLLVGTRRLMEKYNIDAKAAYHSMSRLEEAGKTAMLVAIDGQYAGMVAVADTIKETSKAAVNRLKEMGIQVIMITGDNERTAKAIAAQVGIEHVRAEVLPEGKAEEVKKLQSQGKKVAMVGDGINDAPALATADIGMAIGTGTDVAMEAADVTLMRGDLSSIPDAIYMSRKTMRNIKQNLFWALGYNTLGIPIAAIGLLAPWVAGAAMALSSVSVVLNALRLQRVKVRH